The following is a genomic window from Balneolaceae bacterium.
ACATCTCCGGCCATCAGGTATTTATGGTTACCATTTTCATAAAAAAGTGCATGATGAAATTTGGTATGTCCGCCGATCTGTTCAACCCGAACATTTGGCAGAGGATTCTCACTTTTTGAGAGAAAATTCAAATTTGCTTTTGCATCCAGGAAGTGAAAAAAATCAATTTCATCCTCGCTGTACTTATCAATATTTTCCCGGAGTCGATTCCACCCATCTTTGGAAACCCAAACAGAGGCCTCGGGAAACGTTATCTCCCAAAATCCATTTTCACGATTTGCAAGTCCCGCAATATGATCAAAATGCAAGTGACTGATAAAAATATCGGTTATTTCATGATCATAAAGGGAGTGCTTCTGCAAATTATCAAGTATTGTGTTAATTGATGAATCTTCACACAACAGATCTCCAATACCGGTATCAAACAGGATATTATGATTTTCCTCCTGAATTAGAAATGGATTAATAGAGAGTTTAAGAGATCTTTTTTTAGGAGGTTCGTCTTTATCTATTTTGTGAAATACTTTATCAGTACCCACAGAAAAAGTACCCTCATACAGAGCTGATACTCTTGGTGTATTCTTCATAGATCAAAATATTCTGGGGGAGCTTACTCGTTTTCTTTATTTTCAAATTTTTCATAGGCATCAATGATATCCCGAACCAGTTTATGGCGGACCACGTCGTTTTGGTCGAGATACACAAAAGAGATTCCGTCGATATCCTGTAATATT
Proteins encoded in this region:
- a CDS encoding MBL fold metallo-hydrolase; translation: MKNTPRVSALYEGTFSVGTDKVFHKIDKDEPPKKRSLKLSINPFLIQEENHNILFDTGIGDLLCEDSSINTILDNLQKHSLYDHEITDIFISHLHFDHIAGLANRENGFWEITFPEASVWVSKDGWNRLRENIDKYSEDEIDFFHFLDAKANLNFLSKSENPLPNVRVEQIGGHTKFHHALFYENGNHKYLMAGDVLGSKRAINRDYKAKYDEEPEQSMKKRKELQKLAFEEEYTIMTYHETNSPLFKLVSYNESKGYKIKNITG